One part of the Streptomyces lienomycini genome encodes these proteins:
- the nuoK gene encoding NADH-quinone oxidoreductase subunit NuoK — protein MNPVNYLYLAALLFTIGATGVLVRRNAIVVFMCIELMLNACNLAFVAFSRMHGNLDGQIIAFFTMVVAAAEVVVGLAIIVSLFRSRHSASVDDASLMKL, from the coding sequence GTGAATCCGGTCAACTACCTGTACCTCGCGGCCCTGCTGTTCACGATCGGCGCCACCGGCGTGCTGGTCCGGCGCAACGCGATCGTGGTCTTCATGTGCATCGAGCTGATGCTCAACGCCTGCAACCTCGCGTTCGTCGCGTTCTCCCGGATGCACGGAAACCTGGACGGCCAGATCATCGCGTTCTTCACGATGGTCGTCGCCGCCGCGGAGGTCGTGGTCGGTCTCGCGATCATCGTGTCCCTGTTCCGTTCCCGCCACTCGGCCTCGGTCGACGACGCCAGCCTGATGAAGCTGTGA